In Azospirillaceae bacterium, a genomic segment contains:
- a CDS encoding aldo/keto reductase family oxidoreductase, translated as MSTPSHTAQPGTALLGDLTVKRLGYGAMQLAGPGVFGPPKDRQAALAVLRAAVEAGVNHLDTSDFYGPHITNQLIREALHPYTDDLVIVTKIGARRGADGSWLPAFSREELIQAVHDNLRNLGLDVLDVVNFRCMLEVHHPVEGSIEEQLSVLADLQRQGLIRHIGLSNVTATQVAEGRRIAPIVCVQNLYNLAHRADDAFIDALGRDGIAYVPFFPLGGFTPLQSSALSDVAARLNATPMQVALAWLLQRAPNLLLIPGTSSVAHLKENLAAGQLSLPADAVAALDQVGGMATA; from the coding sequence CCTGACGGTGAAGCGCCTGGGCTACGGCGCCATGCAACTGGCCGGCCCCGGCGTGTTCGGGCCGCCCAAGGACCGCCAGGCCGCCTTGGCCGTGCTGCGCGCCGCGGTCGAGGCCGGCGTGAACCACCTCGACACCAGCGACTTCTATGGCCCGCATATCACCAACCAGCTGATCCGGGAGGCCCTGCACCCCTATACCGACGACCTGGTCATCGTCACCAAGATCGGCGCGCGGCGCGGTGCGGACGGTTCCTGGCTGCCGGCGTTCTCGCGTGAGGAACTGATCCAGGCGGTGCATGACAACCTGCGCAACCTGGGCCTGGACGTGCTGGATGTTGTCAACTTCCGCTGCATGCTTGAGGTCCACCACCCGGTGGAGGGCTCCATCGAGGAACAACTGAGCGTGCTGGCCGACCTGCAGCGCCAGGGCCTGATCCGCCACATCGGGCTCAGCAACGTCACGGCCACCCAGGTGGCGGAGGGGCGCCGCATCGCCCCCATCGTCTGCGTGCAGAACCTGTACAACCTGGCGCATCGTGCCGACGATGCCTTTATCGACGCCCTGGGCCGGGACGGCATCGCCTACGTCCCGTTCTTCCCGCTGGGCGGGTTCACCCCCCTGCAATCCTCCGCCCTGTCCGACGTGGCCGCCCGCCTGAACGCCACGCCGATGCAGGTGGCGCTGGCCTGGCTGCTGCAACGCGCGCCCAACCTGCTGCTGATCCCCGGCACCTCCTCGGTCGCGCACCTGAAGGAGAACCTGGCGGCCGGCCAATTGTCGCTGCCGGCCGATGCCGTCGCGGCGCTGGACCAGGTGGGCGGCATGGCCACCGCCTGA